The DNA segment TTAAACGAGGAGTATACTATAATTTTTAAACTTACAGATGAAATGGGAAATGGGATCAGCGCGCTTATATTAATAGCATTTAATGAAACGATAAAATATCAGGCCTACACCAATAGTGAAGGAGACTACCTGTTAAACTACGCTTTCAATCAAGAGGAAACAGGGTTAATCAGTATAGCAGCATACTTCGAGGGAAACCTCATCTACGAACCGTCTTACTCAATGAAAAATATTATTGTGGAAGCTAAGCGTTTAACTTTTCTAAATTTAACCGGACCTGTCGCAGCGATCTACGGTGAGCCTGCTAATTATAGCGCTATACTTATAAATGAAAAGGGTGAAGCGCTTCCGGGGAGAAGAATAGAAGTATATGTTAACAATACACTGCTAGATGAAAAAGTTACAGATTCAACTGGAAAAACAATCTTTGAATACACGCCTACTACCTCTGGTAGAATAGTTTTAAAATGCGTTTTTAACGGTGAAAAACAGTATCAGCCCTCCTATTCAAATGAGCTAGAGTATAACATTACAAATTTAAGTTTAAAAAATACTTTTATAATTTTAAAAATACCTCAAACAACTGTTGTAAACGAGAAAATTACAGTTGAAACCATACTTATAGATGAATCCCTGAATCCTCTTAACAGTAAAGACCTCTATTTTTTAATAAACGGAGTGTTATATGAGAAAAGTTTAACAGATTTAAATGGCGCTAAAAATTTTTCACTAAGCTTCAACCAAACCGGTAAATATAATATAACTATTTTATATTTAGGCGACGGGGAATACAACAAATCTGTTAAAAATAGTTTAATAGTGGTTGATTCAATTCCCACTAAACTCTTGTTAAGTATTGAAAAATATACAGTTGATAACATTTTCAAAATAAGTTTGAAACTTTTAACTGAAGGGGGGCAGCCTATAAACCGTCAAAATATCGATGTATATTTAAACGGTGTTAGATTACAAGCGTTGACTACAGATGAAGAAGGAATAGCTAAGTATATTATAAAACTTGGAGGGGAGCTCAACAAAATAAAACTTGAATTCCACTATAATGGAAGCGAAGTCTATAAACCATGCTCTGAGGTGTGCGAGTTAACTGTTGAAAAATCAACACCACCAGAAAGTGGCATCCCCATACTTTTAGCAGCAATCACCTGCTACGCTATAACTTTAACTACGATCTTATTGAAGATTAGAGATGAACCGCTAATTTTCTAAATAAATTGAAATCACAGCGAATGCTAAAATTTATCTGTTAGTAAACTTATAGTTGAAAAGTGAGAGCTTACAGGGGTTGAAAGTTGCTTAATAAGATTTTGGTCGTAGATTTAACTAAAAGAAACTACAACCAGTTAA comes from the Candidatus Odinarchaeum yellowstonii genome and includes:
- a CDS encoding Ig-like domain-containing protein — encoded protein: MSKIKIKLIILMVLILITSVANTIVKGVEEQRSNRILILYDQTTQTAVKWYNFLESYGYNVSIQPIQTVFATPLYLKNFNLIILDNSTNNLNGDRWKTEEYMIIADQNVPLIANGYAGWLILKLSGLNSMRIYDKTSYLKVNLEDYNLSIFHIPYELEFINQSSFLLFKISDIYYNSTFFLPSDINMLKTYFYRYTDCAIGKYEGYTNNLNIFFSFMYDPSSLSENGRRSYINLVEHALGKSEIREKTFIKIISEDIFFLNEEYTIIFKLTDEMGNGISALILIAFNETIKYQAYTNSEGDYLLNYAFNQEETGLISIAAYFEGNLIYEPSYSMKNIIVEAKRLTFLNLTGPVAAIYGEPANYSAILINEKGEALPGRRIEVYVNNTLLDEKVTDSTGKTIFEYTPTTSGRIVLKCVFNGEKQYQPSYSNELEYNITNLSLKNTFIILKIPQTTVVNEKITVETILIDESLNPLNSKDLYFLINGVLYEKSLTDLNGAKNFSLSFNQTGKYNITILYLGDGEYNKSVKNSLIVVDSIPTKLLLSIEKYTVDNIFKISLKLLTEGGQPINRQNIDVYLNGVRLQALTTDEEGIAKYIIKLGGELNKIKLEFHYNGSEVYKPCSEVCELTVEKSTPPESGIPILLAAITCYAITLTTILLKIRDEPLIF